From the Streptomyces nigrescens genome, one window contains:
- a CDS encoding phosphorothioated DNA-binding restriction endonuclease encodes MEWIERVGNLRQWTHNGTRAPHKPLLLLYALGRFQRQPDRSMRYSDIERDLRELLQDYGPAHRTSPAYPFHHLVSDGVWEVRTDDGEPSPGTGVRVLRESGARGQLVPGLRAALSTEPALLGQLAQLLLDSHFPPSIHSDIAAAVGLDLEPAEVAARTAGPAPERRRAAELRRRVLVAYEYRCAFCGFDGSIGRVPVGLEAAHVQWWAFQGPDELANCLCLCSLHHKLFDRGVLGLDSGRRIAVSQEFVGHGTAARTQVLALTGQTLIGPQRGSARVAPEHIRWHTAQVFRGEARLAEHA; translated from the coding sequence ATGGAGTGGATCGAGCGGGTGGGAAATCTGCGTCAATGGACGCACAACGGGACACGGGCACCGCACAAACCCCTGTTGCTGCTCTATGCGTTGGGGCGGTTCCAGCGGCAGCCCGACCGCTCGATGCGCTACTCGGACATCGAGCGCGACCTGCGGGAACTGCTGCAGGACTATGGTCCCGCGCACCGGACCTCGCCCGCGTACCCGTTCCACCATCTCGTCAGTGACGGTGTCTGGGAGGTACGCACCGATGACGGGGAGCCGAGTCCGGGCACGGGCGTCCGGGTGTTGCGGGAGAGCGGGGCGCGGGGGCAGCTGGTTCCGGGGCTGCGGGCCGCGCTGTCGACGGAACCGGCGCTGCTCGGGCAGTTGGCGCAGCTGCTGCTGGACAGCCACTTTCCGCCGTCGATCCATTCGGACATCGCCGCCGCCGTCGGACTCGACCTCGAACCGGCGGAGGTGGCAGCGCGCACCGCCGGCCCGGCGCCCGAGCGGCGGCGCGCGGCCGAGCTGCGCCGACGGGTGCTGGTGGCCTACGAGTACCGCTGTGCCTTCTGCGGGTTCGACGGGTCGATCGGCCGGGTGCCGGTCGGGCTGGAGGCCGCCCATGTCCAGTGGTGGGCCTTCCAGGGGCCGGACGAACTCGCCAACTGCCTGTGTCTGTGCTCGCTGCACCACAAGCTGTTCGACCGGGGTGTGCTCGGCCTGGATTCCGGCCGGCGGATCGCCGTCTCCCAGGAGTTCGTCGGCCACGGCACCGCCGCCCGTACGCAGGTGCTCGCCCTCACCGGACAGACGCTCATCGGGCCGCAACGGGGAAGTGCCCGGGTTGCCCCCGAGCACATCCGCTGGCATACGGCGCAGGTGTTCCGCGGTGAGGCGCGCCTGGCCGAACACGCCTGA
- a CDS encoding TetR/AcrR family transcriptional regulator — translation MPRTGSAGRSAGVDPEQLWSRAERPRRGRPPAHSRAEITDAAVALADAEGLGAVTMRAVAARIGAGTMSLYSYVPNKETLLELMIDQVSGGHRLPAEPSGDWRADLRQFAHEQRAIMRRHPWLSAALSARQTFGPNALAALEYALAALAPIGLEASARLETFSLLTGFVASHVSYELAQERAVEAGGRSSGELLDAQDRYLRSIAAEGRYPHLAQALAVPSHDSAPDAVFDRLLGRMLNGLTAAV, via the coding sequence GTGCCCCGTACAGGCTCAGCCGGTCGTAGTGCCGGTGTGGATCCCGAGCAGCTCTGGTCGCGGGCGGAGCGCCCGCGGCGGGGGCGGCCGCCGGCGCACAGCCGTGCCGAGATCACCGATGCGGCCGTTGCCCTCGCCGACGCCGAAGGGCTCGGGGCGGTCACCATGCGTGCGGTCGCGGCCCGGATCGGGGCCGGGACGATGTCGCTCTACAGCTATGTCCCCAACAAGGAGACACTGCTGGAGCTGATGATCGACCAGGTGAGCGGCGGCCACCGGCTGCCGGCCGAGCCGTCCGGCGACTGGCGTGCCGACCTTCGGCAGTTCGCGCACGAGCAGCGCGCGATCATGCGGCGCCACCCGTGGCTGTCCGCGGCACTGTCCGCACGGCAGACGTTCGGCCCGAACGCCCTCGCCGCCCTGGAGTACGCCCTCGCCGCCCTCGCCCCCATCGGCCTGGAGGCCTCGGCACGGCTGGAGACCTTCAGCCTGCTCACCGGTTTCGTGGCCAGCCATGTTTCGTATGAGCTCGCCCAGGAACGGGCGGTCGAAGCCGGCGGCCGCTCCTCCGGCGAACTCCTTGACGCCCAGGACCGCTACCTCCGGTCCATTGCCGCCGAGGGCCGGTACCCCCATCTTGCGCAGGCCCTGGCGGTGCCGAGCCATGACTCGGCACCCGACGCCGTTTTCGACCGCCTTCTCGGCCGCATGCTCAACGGGCTCACCGCGGCGGTGTGA
- a CDS encoding SDR family oxidoreductase, with the protein MSGIEGKVVAITGASSGIGEAAALLLAERGARLVLGARRSERLAALVARIEEAGGAAVQIRTDVTRREDLHALVALARERFGRLDVLVSNAGVGTISPLDDLRVEEWDHMVDVNVKGVLHGIAAALPVFRAQGTGHFVTTASTAAFRVVPAMAVYAGTKFAVRAICEGLRQEAGDSLRVTTVSPGVTATDFAEASSNSRVRAEITKMRDDLAISPDAIARAIAFAIEQPATVDVNEIVVRPTSQR; encoded by the coding sequence ATGTCCGGAATCGAAGGAAAAGTGGTGGCGATTACGGGAGCCAGCAGCGGTATCGGCGAGGCGGCTGCGCTGCTGCTCGCCGAGCGCGGTGCGCGGCTGGTTCTCGGTGCGCGGCGGTCCGAGCGGCTGGCGGCGCTGGTGGCCCGGATCGAGGAGGCGGGTGGCGCGGCCGTGCAGATCCGTACCGACGTGACGCGGCGGGAGGATCTGCACGCCCTGGTCGCGCTGGCCCGTGAGCGCTTCGGCCGGCTCGACGTCCTGGTCAGCAACGCCGGGGTCGGCACGATCTCGCCGCTCGATGATCTGCGCGTCGAGGAGTGGGACCACATGGTCGATGTCAATGTGAAGGGTGTGCTGCACGGCATCGCCGCTGCCCTGCCGGTGTTCCGCGCACAGGGCACCGGGCACTTCGTCACCACCGCCTCCACGGCTGCCTTTCGTGTCGTCCCCGCCATGGCGGTGTACGCCGGTACCAAGTTCGCGGTCCGGGCGATCTGTGAAGGGCTGCGCCAGGAGGCCGGCGACTCCCTGCGGGTCACCACCGTTTCGCCCGGTGTGACCGCCACCGACTTCGCTGAGGCGTCCAGCAACAGCCGGGTCAGAGCGGAGATCACGAAGATGCGGGACGACCTCGCCATATCGCCCGATGCGATTGCCCGCGCGATCGCGTTCGCCATTGAACAGCCCGCCACGGTGGATGTGAACGAGATCGTCGTGCGGCCCACTTCCCAGAGGTGA
- a CDS encoding alpha/beta fold hydrolase, whose product MRNAVVTPGGDRIRWVELPGQEPPRVYVHGLGATSPAYFAEIAVHPLLAGRRSLLIDLLGHGLSDRPTGFDYTLDSHADALADALISAGVTGAELIAHSMGGSVAIVLAARHPHLVSRLVLVDANLDPLPRRPGSGGSSGIAAYSEQAFLEGGWEEVRDRVGPHWWATMRLAGREALHRSAVHLIRGSVPTMRELLLDLRIPRTYLLPEADGPLPGADALTAAGVAVVAIPDCGHNIMLDNPEAFAQATAAACADREARPDRHAE is encoded by the coding sequence GTGCGCAACGCCGTCGTGACGCCCGGGGGTGACCGGATCCGCTGGGTGGAGCTGCCGGGGCAGGAGCCTCCCCGTGTCTACGTACACGGCCTGGGCGCCACGTCACCCGCCTACTTCGCGGAGATCGCGGTCCACCCCTTGCTGGCCGGCCGCCGCTCGCTGCTGATCGACCTGCTCGGTCACGGCCTCAGCGACCGCCCGACGGGTTTCGACTACACCCTCGACTCGCACGCCGATGCACTCGCGGACGCCCTGATCTCCGCGGGCGTCACCGGCGCGGAGCTGATCGCCCACAGCATGGGCGGCTCGGTGGCCATCGTCCTGGCCGCCAGGCACCCGCATCTGGTCTCCCGCCTGGTCCTGGTCGACGCCAACCTCGACCCGCTCCCGCGCCGGCCCGGCTCCGGCGGCAGCAGCGGCATCGCCGCCTACTCCGAGCAGGCGTTCCTGGAGGGCGGCTGGGAAGAGGTCCGGGACCGGGTCGGTCCGCACTGGTGGGCCACCATGCGCCTGGCCGGCCGTGAGGCCCTGCACCGCAGCGCGGTGCACCTCATCCGCGGCAGCGTCCCCACCATGCGCGAACTCCTGCTGGACCTGCGGATTCCCCGTACCTATCTGCTGCCCGAAGCCGACGGCCCACTCCCGGGTGCCGACGCGCTCACCGCGGCGGGGGTGGCCGTGGTGGCGATCCCGGACTGCGGACACAACATCATGCTGGACAACCCGGAAGCGTTCGCCCAGGCCACCGCGGCCGCGTGCGCCGACCGGGAAGCACGACCGGACCGCCATGCGGAGTGA
- a CDS encoding sulfatase, whose product MPHSTRFRQPPNTKKATTTDDLPPDSPPDSPPEQTPDDTGTDTAVGTDTAAADTDTDTATETAAADATTGDLSAAATDSTSDAAAPDEDVVRGGWRDRYPAVARTVASAVTVSAAVLVLAALLLPNQLTRLTPGEFLRIPVEGIFGAALLLLLPPKARRVAAVVAGVGLGLRTLLNCLDMGFYSVLARPFDPVLDWILFDDAESFLRDSIGQAGATAAVIGVVVLVLGLLVLMTLAVVRLSRLMVRHSAVATRTTLVLGTVWITCAALGVQLAGVPVASTNTADLVQDSAQRLRASLADQRVFAKEARKDAFRDTPPDQLLTGLRGKDVLFTFIESYGRSAIADPAMASQIDAVLKDGTKRLHKAGFASRSAWLTSPTAGGGSWLAHSTFMSGLWINNQQRYRTVTSSDRMPLTDAFKRSGAWRTAGIMPGVTRSWPEGKFYGLDHVYDTHHLGYKGPQFSWSRVPDQFSLSAFERLEHGKRHDKPLMSEIILVSSHNPWAPIPKMIGWDELGDGSVYHGIQKAGKDPKEVWKDPAQVRTEYRRAIEYSLHSLVSYMEKYGNKNTVLVFLGDHQPVPTVTGENASRDVPVALVAHDPAVLDRISGWGWQKGLKPGPKTPVWRMDTFRDRFLTAYGPRPGATPPRAAH is encoded by the coding sequence TTGCCGCACTCCACGCGCTTTCGCCAGCCGCCGAACACGAAGAAGGCAACCACGACGGACGACCTGCCGCCGGACAGCCCGCCGGACAGCCCTCCGGAGCAGACGCCGGACGACACCGGCACCGACACGGCCGTCGGCACCGACACGGCCGCCGCCGACACCGACACCGACACGGCCACCGAAACCGCCGCCGCCGACGCGACGACCGGCGACCTCAGCGCCGCCGCCACGGACTCCACCAGTGACGCCGCCGCCCCGGACGAGGACGTCGTGCGCGGCGGCTGGCGGGACCGGTACCCGGCCGTGGCCCGGACCGTGGCGTCGGCGGTGACGGTCTCGGCCGCCGTGCTGGTGCTCGCCGCGCTCCTGCTGCCGAACCAGCTCACCCGCCTCACACCCGGTGAGTTCCTGCGCATCCCGGTGGAGGGGATCTTCGGTGCGGCCCTGCTGTTGCTCCTGCCGCCGAAGGCGCGGCGGGTGGCGGCCGTGGTCGCCGGTGTGGGCCTCGGCCTGCGGACCCTCCTGAACTGCCTCGACATGGGCTTCTACTCGGTGCTCGCGCGGCCCTTCGACCCGGTGCTGGACTGGATCCTGTTCGACGACGCCGAGTCGTTCCTCAGGGACTCGATAGGCCAGGCGGGCGCGACCGCCGCGGTGATCGGCGTCGTGGTCCTCGTGCTCGGCCTGCTCGTCCTCATGACGCTGGCGGTCGTCCGGCTCAGCCGCCTCATGGTCCGGCACAGCGCCGTGGCGACCCGTACCACCCTGGTGCTCGGAACCGTCTGGATCACCTGCGCGGCGCTCGGCGTACAGCTCGCCGGTGTGCCGGTCGCTTCCACGAACACCGCCGACCTCGTCCAGGACAGCGCCCAGCGGCTGCGGGCGAGCCTGGCCGACCAGCGGGTGTTCGCCAAGGAGGCGCGTAAGGACGCCTTCCGTGACACCCCGCCCGACCAGCTGCTGACCGGGCTGCGCGGCAAGGACGTCCTCTTCACCTTCATCGAGAGCTATGGCCGCAGCGCGATCGCGGACCCGGCGATGGCGTCGCAGATCGACGCGGTGCTCAAGGACGGGACCAAGCGGCTGCACAAGGCCGGGTTCGCCTCCCGGAGCGCCTGGCTCACCTCACCGACGGCGGGCGGCGGCAGCTGGCTGGCCCACTCCACCTTCATGTCCGGCCTGTGGATCAACAACCAGCAGCGCTACCGCACCGTCACCTCCAGCGACCGCATGCCCCTCACCGACGCCTTCAAGCGCTCCGGCGCCTGGCGGACGGCCGGCATCATGCCGGGCGTCACCCGCTCCTGGCCGGAGGGCAAGTTCTACGGCCTCGACCACGTCTACGACACCCACCACCTCGGCTACAAGGGCCCGCAGTTCAGCTGGTCGCGGGTGCCCGACCAATTCAGTCTGTCGGCCTTTGAACGCCTGGAGCACGGCAAGCGGCACGACAAGCCGCTGATGTCGGAGATCATCCTCGTCTCCAGCCACAACCCCTGGGCGCCCATCCCCAAGATGATCGGCTGGGACGAACTGGGCGACGGCTCGGTCTACCACGGCATCCAGAAGGCGGGTAAGGACCCCAAGGAGGTGTGGAAGGACCCCGCGCAGGTGCGCACCGAGTACCGCCGCGCCATCGAGTACTCGCTGCACAGCCTCGTCTCGTACATGGAGAAGTACGGCAACAAGAACACCGTGCTCGTCTTCCTCGGGGACCACCAGCCCGTCCCGACCGTCACCGGCGAGAACGCGAGCCGGGACGTGCCGGTCGCGCTCGTCGCCCACGACCCGGCCGTGCTGGACCGGATCTCCGGCTGGGGCTGGCAGAAGGGCCTCAAGCCCGGTCCGAAGACCCCGGTCTGGCGTATGGACACCTTCCGCGACCGCTTTCTGACCGCCTACGGCCCCCGGCCGGGCGCGACCCCGCCCCGGGCGGCTCACTGA